The proteins below are encoded in one region of Fimbriimonadaceae bacterium:
- a CDS encoding VTT domain-containing protein, whose amino-acid sequence MDNPSLIEVLLHLDKHLGSVINQYQGWTYAILFGLIFCETGFVIMPFLPGDTLLLAAGLFANPIHAQLNIFTLLFLLTAASILGDNTNFWIGRFLGRSLYSNPNSKIFKRSHLEHAEQFFEKHGAKAIILGKFLAVVRTVVPFVAGMDAMPYRKFFTLSVISAFVWVWTCTLAGYFLGQIAFVRDNFELVILGILGLTVLLVAKEAYFSRREKHRKAVALDARDKLGQTEAP is encoded by the coding sequence ATGGACAACCCTTCCCTGATCGAGGTTCTTTTGCACCTGGACAAGCACCTTGGATCGGTGATCAACCAGTACCAGGGATGGACTTACGCGATCCTTTTCGGGCTGATCTTCTGCGAGACCGGCTTCGTGATCATGCCCTTCCTCCCGGGCGACACGTTGTTGCTGGCCGCGGGGCTCTTCGCAAACCCGATTCATGCCCAGCTGAACATTTTCACGCTGCTTTTCCTGCTGACCGCCGCCTCGATCCTGGGCGACAACACGAACTTTTGGATCGGCCGCTTCCTCGGGCGCAGCCTCTATAGCAACCCGAACTCCAAAATTTTCAAACGCTCGCACCTGGAACACGCAGAGCAGTTCTTCGAGAAGCACGGCGCCAAGGCGATCATCCTCGGCAAGTTCTTGGCGGTCGTTCGCACGGTCGTCCCGTTCGTGGCCGGCATGGACGCCATGCCGTACCGAAAGTTCTTCACGTTGAGCGTCATCAGCGCCTTCGTCTGGGTGTGGACGTGCACCCTGGCGGGCTATTTCCTGGGGCAGATCGCGTTCGTGCGCGATAACTTCGAGTTAGTGATCCTGGGCATTCTCGGGCTCACCGTGCTGCTCGTGGCTAAAGAAGCCTACTTCTCGCGCCGGGAGAAGCACCGAAAGGCGGTGGCTTTGGACGCGCGTGATAAACTCGGGCAGACCGAAGCACCCTGA
- the lpxA gene encoding acyl-ACP--UDP-N-acetylglucosamine O-acyltransferase has product MTRIHPTAVVDPAAELAEGVDIGPYCFVEAGVVIGRETRLESHVTVRGGTTIGERNVFAQGSVIGGDPQDRKWAGEPTYLNIGHDNVFREYVTIHRATGEGNATVVGDRNYLMAFVHLGHNVTIHNDVTMANSVGVSGHVTVEDLVNIGGMTGVHQFVRIGRVAMVGGMSRIVRDVPPFMLVEGLEQTVHDINAVGLRRIGVTQEARLALHKACKLLFKSKLGLSDAMEVVRREVRPTPEIDYLLWFLERLFRGKNGRGDQNLEPHPPPPLAGRASQLQ; this is encoded by the coding sequence TTGACCCGAATCCACCCTACCGCCGTCGTCGATCCTGCAGCCGAGCTGGCTGAAGGCGTCGACATTGGGCCCTACTGCTTCGTCGAGGCGGGCGTCGTCATCGGCCGGGAGACCCGGCTGGAATCGCACGTGACCGTGCGGGGCGGAACCACCATCGGCGAAAGGAACGTCTTCGCCCAAGGGTCCGTGATCGGCGGCGATCCCCAGGACCGCAAATGGGCGGGCGAGCCGACCTACCTGAACATCGGCCACGACAACGTCTTCCGCGAGTACGTGACCATCCACCGGGCCACGGGCGAGGGCAACGCCACCGTCGTGGGAGACCGCAACTATCTGATGGCCTTCGTCCACCTGGGCCACAACGTCACGATCCACAACGACGTGACCATGGCCAACTCGGTGGGAGTCTCGGGGCACGTCACGGTCGAAGACCTCGTGAACATCGGGGGGATGACGGGCGTCCACCAGTTCGTCCGCATCGGGCGGGTCGCGATGGTCGGCGGGATGTCGCGAATCGTCCGCGACGTGCCCCCCTTCATGCTGGTCGAAGGGCTGGAACAGACCGTCCACGACATCAATGCGGTCGGCCTGCGCCGGATCGGCGTCACCCAGGAGGCGCGCCTCGCCCTGCACAAGGCGTGCAAGCTCCTCTTCAAGTCGAAGCTGGGGCTCTCGGACGCCATGGAAGTCGTCCGGCGGGAAGTCCGGCCGACGCCGGAGATCGACTACCTCCTCTGGTTCCTTGAACGGCTCTTCCGGGGCAAGAACGGACGCGGCGACCAAAACCTGGAGCCCCACCCCCCACCGCCCCTGGCGGGCAGGGCAAGCCAGTTGCAGTGA
- the fabZ gene encoding 3-hydroxyacyl-ACP dehydratase FabZ, with amino-acid sequence MDVNEIMRLLPHRYPMLLVDRVVDIEPGKKCRGIKNVTINEAFFSGHYPGLPIMPGVLIVEAMAQAGAVILLSEPRFEGMVPLIGAIGEVKFRRQVVPGDVLVSDVELLWLKSAVGRIKAVGRVEDEIAAEMELTFKLVPRD; translated from the coding sequence ATGGACGTTAACGAAATCATGCGGCTGTTGCCGCACCGCTATCCCATGCTCCTAGTCGACCGAGTGGTCGACATCGAGCCTGGCAAAAAGTGCCGCGGCATCAAGAACGTGACCATCAACGAGGCGTTCTTCAGCGGCCACTACCCTGGACTGCCCATCATGCCCGGAGTCCTCATCGTGGAGGCGATGGCCCAAGCCGGCGCGGTCATCTTGCTCTCCGAACCCCGGTTCGAAGGCATGGTCCCCCTCATCGGCGCGATCGGCGAAGTGAAGTTTCGACGCCAGGTCGTTCCCGGCGACGTGCTAGTCTCAGACGTCGAACTCTTGTGGCTGAAAAGCGCTGTTGGGCGGATCAAAGCGGTGGGACGGGTGGAGGACGAGATCGCAGCCGAAATGGAACTCACCTTCAAGTTAGTGCCGCGAGATTGA